CCGGCGAGACAGTCACGGTCGCCATCGACGCCGCCGAGACGCCCAAACTGGACCAGCGAGAGCGCTATCGCCTCGTCACCCTCCCCGTCGAGGACCGTCCCGACCGCGAGTTCGCGTCGCTCCTGCGGGCCGCCGACGAGACGATGGGCACCGTCACCGTCGGCCCCGGGAGCACCCTCGACGGCGCGACGGTCGGCAGCGTCGAGGCGACGGTGGTCGCGATAACCCGCGAGGACGCGGCACCGACGACGATTCCCGCCTCGGCGGCGTCGCTGTCGGCCGGTGACGTCCTCTATCTCATCGCGAAACCGACCGAGCTCCGGCGTATCGAGTCGGCCGCCGCCGGCACGTCGGACGGGGCCGACGGGGCCAGCGAGCCGGACACGGCGGCCGCGTCACAGACTGACCCAGACGCCCCCGGGGGCGTGCCGACCGGCGACCCCGGTGAGTCGAGCGACGGCGAGACACCGACCGACGACGCAGCCGAGACGGGCAGTGGTGGAGCGCCACAGACCGGTTCGGCGACGGTCGCGCAGACCACCGCCGGAGCCGGCGACGACGCACCCAGCGAGGAGCCGACAGACGACACTGGCGAGGCAGAACCGGCAGCCGGTGACGACGGGCGGGGGCCAGCCGAGCACGCCGACGGACCGGAGACGGGGAGCACCGAGGCGTCCGGCTCGGCGGACGGCTCGGACGACGACACGGCCCCGGAGCCGACAGACAACGGTGACCCTGCGGGCGAGGACACCACCGACGTACTCGACGGCGAGGCCAGTGACGACGACTTCGAAGCCCAGGCCGACGGCGACGACGTCTTCGGCTCGCTGGCGGGCGACGAGAGCGAGGCAGAAGTCGACGTCGACGACTTCCTCACGTCCTCGGACGACGTGGAGGTCTGGGACCCGGACGACCGGCTGGTCGACGACGAGCAGGACGCAGACTCGGCCGACGACGGGGCGGACCGCGACGAAGCCGACGACCGCTGAGCCGACGGAACCCTCTTTAGGCGCGCTGTCCCCTGGTCGACTATGGAGTGGCAGCTGTTCGCCCACCTGCGAGAGGTCGCCGGCGGAGCGACGGTCAGCGTCGACGTCGGGGACGACGCCACGGTCGAGACGGCGCTGGAGGCGCTCCTCGCCACTCGGCCGGAACTGGCCGAGGAGGTGCTCGACGACGACGGCGACCTGGCCCCGCACATCCACGTCCTCGTCGACGGCGAAGATCCGTTCGCCGACGGTGACGGCCTCCGGACGGCCGTCGGTCCGGAGACGGACCTCGCGCTGTTCCCGCCGGTCAGCGGCGGCTAGCGAGTCACTCGACGCCGGTGAGGTCCGCCGTCAGGACGAAGTCCGGCCACTCGCTGATACCCGCGCGGACGAACGCCGCCTCGGCGACGTGCCGCGGCGTCTCCGGAATCAAGACCCGTGTCGCCCCGACGCCGATCGCCGCAGCGTCGGTCCGAATCGCGTCGAACAGCGCCGCGGCAGCGTCGGCGTCCGCCCACGCGCCGACGGCGTACTCGGCTAACGGTTCGTCGCTCGTCGAGTCCTGTGTCGTCCGGACCCGGCAGGCCATCCCGCGCGTCCCGTTTCCTTTGACGGCGAAGACGGCCCGCTCGTCGGCCAGCCGGTCGAGCGACGCGGGCGTCAGCTCCGAGAGCGCCCAACTCCGCTCGGCGTCGAGCGCCAGGCCCGACAGCGCCGTTCGGGCGTCGCTCCGGGTCCAGTACGACCAGGCCGCGGCCGGGTCCGACTCGACGGTCATCGACGGGTCGGCGTCTCGGGGCTCGGGATGGGCCCACCGGAACTCGCAGGTCGGCTCGAACCCCGCTGCGACCGATTGCCCGAGGCCGGCGTCGTTCCACGAGAACACCATGTTCCGGGCCACCGTCGCGCCATTGTCTCGCGCCCAGTCGAAGAGGTCCTCGACCATCGCCAGGCCGTGGCCGCCGCCGCGGTGGTCGGGGTCCATCCGCATCCCCTGGAGCCACGCCTCGTGGTCCGAGAGCAGGATGCCCTGGCAAAGGCCGACGACCGACCCGTCGGCCGCCTCGGCGACGACCGTCCGCTGTGCCGGGCCGTCACTGTCGACCCACCGGTCGAACACGTCGGGGATGTAGTCGACCATCTCGCGGTCCGGCCAGACGTCGGCGGTGAAGGCGGCGACGTCGGCGGCGTCGTCGTGGCGTGCCTGGCGAACCCGGACGGACATACCAGAGCGTGGGTCGCCATCGGTCAAAAACCTACGGCGACTCCGTGAGGTGATACCGCCGAGCTCTGCAGGGAACGTACTCACGGGGGTGGGGGTGTGCGTAGTGCGTCGCGAGAGCGTGACTGCCCAGAGCGTTCCAGTTCGACACGTCCAGCGCTATCGATGGACAGTGTCAGCGGTCGTCGGGCAGTGTTGCTGTGTGACTCCTGTCGATGAGGACCGGATCGTACATGTCCGGCCCGGACCGCTGACTGACGCCGACTATCAGTGCGGCAGTCATGAGCGCGAACAGCCCCACCACGGCGAGGAAGAAACTGGTTACGCCGATCGTGACGAGCAGCGTCACCGCAAGTAGCTCGCCGCCGAGCGTGACGAGGAGCGCGAGTAACGCGAGTCCGAGGAACTGGTCCTGTGTCGTTGTCATGGGTACAACTCGGAACTGGACGGGCTTAAGCCGCACCTGACACCTGCGGTTATGTCTCACGCTGTCGCACGTCACGGCGTACTGTTGTCTGTATGAGTCGACACCTTCCGAAATGCGGTCGGAGAATCGCCCGAGCGGGAACGTACTATTGTCGATGGAGCCATCCCGGATAGTACGTGGTCGATTTCGTGGCTGAATGGTCTCGCACTGATCAGCAGTAGGTAGTGCGAGATGTCCGCGCCGTATTCAGCACGACTCCGAAAGCAGGGCACTGGATGACGACTGGAATACGGGCGACGTTCCGAAACCCCTACCCAAACGCCTTTCCTCAGAGCCAGGGCGTCGAACGGTCCTGAATCTCGCCGGCGAGCGACTCGGCCATCGTATCTTCGACGTCGCTGCTGTTCTCGAGCGCCCACATCAGTTTCACCTTCGCGGTCCCGGGGAGCATGTCCTCACCCTCGACGACACCAGCATCAAGCAGGTCACGGCCGGTGTCGTAGACGCGGTCACAGACGCGGCCCTCGAGACACTGGCTGGTCATCACGACGGGAATCTCGAGGTCCTCGATGACCGAAATCCAGTCGGTGTTGACGTGGCCCAGGCCAGTGCCCTCGATGACGAGTCCGTCGCTTCCCTCGGCGGCCGCTTCGAGCAGCGTCGTGTCCATCCCCGGCGTGAACTTCACGAGTTCCACGTCGGTCGCCAGGTCCGAAGCGAGCGCGAGGTCGTTCGCGCCGCGTTCGGTGTATTCGCGGCGGAAGGAGACCGCGTTCTCGCCGTCGACGTCGTAGTCGACCTCGCCCAGCGGCTTGGCGCCGACCGTCTCGAAGGCGTCCCGGCGGGAGGTGTGGTTCTTGCGGACGCGGGTGCCCCGATGCAGCGCACAGCGGTCGTCGGACTCGTCTGCGTGCATGCAGACCAGCACCTCGGCGCAGTCGCTGGTAGCCGCCTCGACGGAACTCACGGCGTTCATTACGTTATCGGAGGACGGACGGTCCGCGGAGCGCTGGGAGCCGGTGAAGACGATGGGGACCGGCGTATCGAGCATGAAGGCTATCGCCGCCGCGGTGAACTGCATCGTGTCGGTGCCGTGCATGACGACGACGCCGTCCGCGCCGGCCTCGATCTCCTCGTAGATAGCCTGAGCGAGGTCCTGCCAGACGGCGGGTGTCATGTTCTCCGAGAGGATGTTGGCGACGACGCGACCGCGGTAGTTGGCCATCCCAGCGAGGTCCGGCACCGCTCGCAGGACGTCTTCGGCGTCGAACTGGGCGGTGACGGCACCGGTTCGGTAGTCGACGGTCGAGGCGATGGTCCCGCCGGTCGAGATGAGCGACACCGTCGGGAGGTCGTCGTCGAATGCAATCTCGGACTGGCTCTGCTCGTCCTGTGCGCTCTCGACGTCGTAGACGTCGGACTCCAGCACGTCGACGTCGGCGTCAGTCCGGTCGATGCCGACGTTGTACCCGCCGTCGAGCTTGACGACGAGGTGGTCGGGCGTACTGGAGGGGAGCAAGACGCCCTCGTAGGTCTGGCCCGCGCGGTCGACGCGGACCCGGTCGCCTGCGTTCATGCGCGCCCCTTCCTGCCCGCGTGACTTGAACCCACTCGTTTCGACGCGGACCGGACCACGCTCCAGGGACCTGACACGCGCCCGAAAAGTCCATACGTGCGCTCCCCCCATTGTGAGGCATGTCCGAGCGAACGGAGGAGCGGACCCGCGACCGCGAGTCGTCGGTCGATTCGGCCGACGCCGACGACGGACTGGGTGTCGACATCGACAGCCTGGGGCAGACGACGGCCGACACCGCGACGAGCGAGGCGGCCTCAGGACGCGAGGACGGCCTCGGGCGGTTCTTCTCGCTCCGGGCGCTCGTCGGGTCGTTCGTCGCCGTCGCGCTGGGAATGGGCGTTGGTGGCGTGATTCCGCTGCTTCCGTTCACCAGCGTCCTGGGCATCGCGCTCGGTGGGTTCGTCTACGGCCTGCTCGCGAAGCGCGGCCGCTACATCGAGATGGCACTCGCCGGCGGGACGCTCGCCGGGCTCGCCATCTTCCTCCAGTTCCTCCCCCGGGCGGTGGTCTTCGAGGGGTTCAACGGGACCCGGCTGTTCGCCATCGCCGCCGGTATCGGCCTCGTACTCGCCGTAATCGGTCACTACTTCGGCCGCGACCTCCGGGACGGCCTCACCAGGGACCTATGACAATTCCCAGCGGTCGTCGTTCCGTTCGACGATGTCCTGGCGCTCGAGCCGCTGGAGAGCCTCCTCGACCATCTCCGGCGGCGCCTCGATCTCCCGCGCGACGGCCTCGGCCGACCGGTGGCCGTTGGCAAGCGCGCTGACGATTTCGGCGTACAGTCGGCCGTCGCCGTTCTCGACGTTCTCGTCGATACGGTCACGGACGTCGGTCACGCGGCCCTGGACCCATCGCTGGGCCAGCGACAGCTCGTTGGCCAGTTGTTCGAGGCGCTGCAGTTCCCGCGTGAGGTCCTTCAGTGAGCCGTCGTCCGAGCCGCCGACGTCGATGGTGAGGTGTCTGCACGTCGACATGTCGAAGCTCGGACTGGCCGGATACGCGCTCTTCGTCCCGAACTCGTAGGGCGAGACCCGCACCTCCAGCCGGAGGTTCCGGGCGATAGAGAAGTACTTGCGACGCTGGTCGTCGGTCCGGGACTCGACGAGGCCCGCGTCCTCGAGTTTCTTGAGATGGTCGATGACCGCCTTCGGACTGACGCTGAGGTACTCGCTTATCTCCGTCACGTAGCAGGGTTTGTGTGCCAGGAGCCGCAGTATCCGTCGCCGGTTGGCGTTTCCCAGGAGGTCGAGTAACGCAGCAGAGTCCATTCACCTTAGGTTAGCGGTCTGGACTGAAAAGCGTGCCCCTCGCGACCGGCTCAGGCGAACCCGGACGCGAGCAGGGCGCCGATGGTCCGTCGAACGACGTCGTCAGTGGCACTGGCACCGGGGTCGGTCAGCCCCGCACCCTGCCCCTGTCCCTGTCCGGGACGACCCGATGCACTGGAGCCCTCGCCGCTCTCAGTGGTGTTCTCGGCGGTCTCGTTCCCGCTGGTCGTCGGCTCGTCGGACTCGGGTGGACCGGCCTGTCCGGGTCGGTCGGCCGGCGGACCACCGCCCAGTCCGCGGGCGATCTCGGCGACCTCCGGACCGGTCAGCTCGCTCGCGCTCTGCCGGAGGCGAGCGAGCCGGTCGTTGTCGACGCCGGACCGGGTCGCCGCCGTATCGGCGTCGTCGACGGCGGTCTGCAGCCCGTCGATGCGGGCCGACAGCCGAGTCTGCTGGGCGACGTAGGCCTGCCGGGACAGCGAGCCGTCCTCGTAGCGCTGCCGGAGGGTCTCGTTCCGGGCCTCCAGCCGTTCGAGCCGGCGTTCGAGCGTCCCTGCTCGGCGGTCGACGAGCCGTTCACGCTGGCTGGCTTCGGCCCGTTCGAAGTTCGCCTTCCACATCCCGTTCTCGACCGAGTCGTTGGCCGCTGCGGAGTTGGACTGCAGGAACGCAGTCAACTGCGTCCCGAGCGCCGGGCTGTCGGCGTCGCTCTCGTTCGCCGTCGGCGTTTCCGTCGCCGTCCCGGTGGCAGTCTGAGCCGAGACGGCCGGCACTGCGACGACCGCGAGGACCGCAATCAGCACGAGGAGACCGACCTGCAGTTGTTTCATCGTATTCTCACTATGACCGACCACCCCTAAAAATCGCCATCTCCGTTCACTTCGTTCACCGGTCCCGTCGGACCCCACAGACAGTCCAATAGCGTTTATCGAGTCGTCTGGTCGAGTCTCGGCAGGAGATACCAGGCCAGCACGACGGCCCCGACGGACAGCGAGACGGAGGCGACGACGAGGGCAGCCCCCGGTTCGTAGCGGAGCGGCGGGAAGTAGCCGAAGCCGTAGTCGACCACGTCGTTCGCGAGCGCGAGGACGAGGGCGGTCACCAGCGCTCCCCTGGTCGTCCGGGCGTAGTGCGGCACTAACAGTCCCTCCGCGACGAACCCGAGGTGGGTGACGATGATACCGAAGTACGCCCAGGGGGCCGGGAAGTAGGCGTCGAACCCCAGGTTGAGCGCGACGAACGTCCACACCCCCATCTTCACCAGCCACACGAGCGCGATGGTGTGCAGGTACGCGAGCGGGAGCGACGCCGGCACCTCGTCCAGCGACCGGCCGAGGAACGGAATCAGCGTCACCAGCGAGAGCGTCATCAGGAACAGCGCAGCCGGCGAGTCGGCGTACAGCGGCCAGAGGAACGTCGAGACGTCCGGCATGGTGTCGACGTAGTACCGCATCCCGACCAGCATCGCGACGACGTTGACGAGGACCAGCCACAGCAGGCTCGGCGTGTTCTCCAGGTAGTACCGGGCGTACCGGCGCGGGAGCGGCCCCCGTTCGGGCTCCATATCCCCCAACGCGTGGCCTCGGGGCAAAGCCCTGTCGGAGTCCGGCGCAGAACCGCCACACTACGGCGGTGTCATTGTACGTCCATATAACGATGTCGGCCAATTACTATATGTGACCGTGTTGTATGTTCACACGACCCGATGTTCGAACAGTTCTCCCGTGGATACTACCTCGGTCGGTTGTACGTCGAACCGACCGACGGAACGGCGGCCACGATGTGCCGCGAACAACACCAGCGAGTCAACCAGCAACTGTACGCGACCGGCGAGGGCGTCGAGCGCACAGACCTCCCGCTGGTGATGAAGCTCGGCCCGCGACACTTCGCTGTCCGCGGGAATCAAGCGGTCCCGGCGGACACGCTGGCGATTCCGCGGGATGCCCTCGAGGAGATGGGCGTCCGGAACCCGCCGAGCCTCCGCGAGGTGTTCCTCGCGAAGGCCGACCACGCCGCCCAGTTGCTCTCGGTCACCGAGGGGGCACCGACGTCCCCCGAGCGGGCCGAGTAACGCGGTCGGCAGGATTTAAGCCCGTCCCCCGACGCCTTCCAGTCGATGCTGGACCGGTTGCTCGGACGGGCGGCGCTGAAAGAGCGCGTCGAGAGCCTGGAAGACGAGAACCACCACCTCGAACGGCAACTCGACGCCGAGAAAGAGCGCCGGGCCGACGCAACGACGAAGCGCCAGGAGGCAGAGCGCGAGGTCAACCGACTCGAAGACCGGGTCGAGGAGCTGGAGGACCGCGTGGCACGACTCGACGCGCGGGAGGGCGACCGGACGTTCCGCGCCGAGGAGCAGCTCCGCGGCGAGCGCCTCCGCGCGGTGCTCGACCGCCTCGAATCGTTCGAGACGGGGCCGGAGGGGGTGTTCACCGCGTACGTCGCCGCCGAGAGCGACCTGCCGGATTCGGTTCGCGACGCCTTCGGCGACCGGGCAGAACTCGTCGCCAGCGCCGCGCCGTGTCTGGCGGTCACCGACGACACCGGGCTGCTGTCCGCGTGTCTCTCGGTCCCTGTCGCCCCCGACCCCTACGCCACGTGGGCCGACACAGTGCGACTGGACCGCTCGCGATTCGAACCGACCGGGGAACACACCGTCGCGCTGGTGCGCTCGGACCTCTTTGCCCTCGGGGAGTACCGGGGCCGCGAGCGGACCGCGTTCCACGGCTTCGACTCCGACCTGAAGAGCCAGCACTCGAAAGGCGGGTTCTCCCAGGCCCGCTTCGAGCGGCTCCGCGACCAGCAGATAGACACCCACCTCGAGCGGTGTCGCGCCGCCATCGAGACGGTGGCCCCCGAGACGCTGTACGTCGTCGGGGAGCGCTCGGTCATCCACGAGTTCACCGACCTCGCGACACAGACGCGCGCGGTCGACGCGACCGGGGACCCCGAACCGGCGCTCGACGACGCGGTCCGGTCGCTCTGGACGGTCCGCCTGCGCGTGCCCTGAGGCTCCCGCCTGAAGCCGTGGCGGTGCGCCCGTGCATCCTATCACTTTAGGCGCGGCGTGGCGTCGATTCAGGCATGGAACTCGCAGTCCTCGCCCACGAGAAGTTCCCCGACGGCGCGAAGACCGCCGTCGGGCTGCTCCGCTACGGTGACCACGACGTCCGTGCCGTCCTCGACCGCGACCTCGCCGGCGACCGCGTCCACGACTACCTGCCCGACGTCCAGGACGCCCCTATCGTCGCGTCGATGGCCGACGCGCCGGCCGTCGACGCCCTGCTGGTCGGTATCTCGCCCATCGGCGGCGGGTTCGACGAGTCCTGGCGGGCCGACGTCCGCGAGGCGCTCGAGCGCGGCTGTGACGTCCTCTCGGGCCTGCACTACTTCCTAGAAGACGACGAGAAGTTCGCCGAACTCGCCGCGGAACACGACGCCGACCTGGTCGACCTCCGGAAACCCCCCGAGGACCTCGGCGTCGCCGAGGGCACCGCCGGCGACGTCGACGCGCGGGTCGTGACCACCGTCGGGACCGATTGCTCGACGGGGAAGATGACCGCCTCCTACGAACTCCGCGACGCCGCCCGCGAGCGGGGCGTCGACGCCGAAGTGGTCCCAACGGGCCAGACCGGCGTCGCCATCGAGGGGTGGGGTATCGTCGTCGACCGCGTCATCGCCGACTACGCGGCCGGGGCCGTCGAGCGCCTCGTCCAGACGCCCGACGACGCCGACCTGCTCATCGTCGAGGGGCAGGGTGCGCTCACGCACCCGGCGTACTCCGGTGTGACGACCAGCATCCTCCACGGGTCGGCCCCCGACGCCCTGGTCCTGTGTCACGAGCAGGACCACCGAGTCATCAACGGCTACGAGTCGTTCGCTATCCCGCCGCTGGACGAGTGCGTCGAGCTCTACGAACGCCTCGCCGAACCGGTCGCCGAGGCGTCCGTGGTCGCCGGGATGCTGAACACGCGCCATTTCGACGAGGCGGCCGCCGAGGACGCCGTCGCGACCTACGCCGACGCCATCGACGTGCCGGCGACCGACCCCGTCCGCTTCGGCGTCCCCGACGACGTGCTGGACGCTATCCTATGAACGGGACCGCAGAGCGGGTCGACCTCCCTATCGCCGACCCCTTTGGCATCGCCCGTGGGACCACCCGGACCAGCGAGTCAGTGGTCGTCGAGCTCGCCCACGAGGGAACGACCGGCGTCGGCGCCGTCACGCCCTCGGCGTACTACGACGAGACGGCCGACAGCGTCGCGACGACGCTCCCCGGCCTGCTCGATATCGTCGAGTCGATTGGCGACCCACACGCTGGGCAGCGCATCGAGCGGCGACTCCGCGCTCACGCGCCCGACCAGCCGGCGGCCCGCAGCGCCGTCTCCATCGCGCTGGCCGACCTGTCGGCCCGCACGCTCGGCGTGCCTCTCTACCAGCAGTGGGGGCTGGACCCCGACGCGGTCCCGCCGACGACCTACACCGTCGGCATCGATACCCCCGAGGAGATGGCCCGGAAAGCCGAATCGGCCGTCGAGGCGGGCTTTTCGCATCTGAAGGTGAAACTCGGGACCGAGGACGACGAGGGACGCCTCAACGCTGTTCGACAGGCAGCCCCCGACGCCGAACTCAGGGTCGACGCGAACGCGGCCTGGACTCCCGACGACGCCGTCGACGCCCTCGACTGGCTGGAAGCCGCGGGCGTGACGATGCTCGAACAGCCGGTCGCAGCCGACGACCTGGACGGACTCCGGGCCGTGACAGAGGCCACCTCCATTCCAGTGGCGGCCGACGAGTCGTGTGTCACCCCGAGCGACGTCCCGCGGGTGGCCGACGCCTGCGACGTCGTGAACGCGAAACTTGTCAAGTGCGGCGGCGTCCGGGCCGCGAGGCGGCTCTTCCACGCGGCCGACGCCCACGACCTCTCGACGATGCTCGGCTGCATGGTCGAGTCGAACGCCTCTATCGCGGCCGCCGTCCACCTCGCGTCGCTGGTCGACTACGTCGACCTGGACGGCGCGCTGTTGCTGGCCGAGGACCCCTACGAGGGCGTCGCGCTCGACGGCGAGGTGTTCGACCTCCACTCCGTCGAGGCGGGGACCGGCGCACGGCGGGCCGACGGAACCGAGTAGCCGGGCGAACCAGCGAACTGACCCGCGCCGACGATACCTGTCGCTGACGACGAGGGAGTCGAGCGAACAGCGGGTGGTCGTCCTCAGGCGCTCGCGGCGGCCTCGACCAGTTCCGCGTAGTCGGGTTCGTTCGTCGGGTCGTCGGCGACCCAGCTGTAACGTACCTCGCCGTCGTCGTCGACGACGAACACCGAGCGGTTCGCGACGCCCAGCAGGCCGAGCTCGTCGATGTCGATGCGCTGGTCGTAGGCCTCGATGGCGTCGCGGTCCATGTCGCTGACGAGGCTGAACTCGAGGTCGTGCTCGTCGCGGAAGGCGTTCTGTGAGAACGCCGAGTCGGCGCTGATACCGTAGATCGTCGCGCCGGTCTCCTCGAAGTCCTCCAGGTGGTCCTGCAGGGCGACCATCTCGTTCGAGCACGGCGGCGTGAACGCGCCGGGGAAGAACGCGAGGACGACCGGGCCGTCGCCCAGTTCGTCGTCGAGGTCGAACGCTTCGACTTCGCCGTTCGCTACTGTCGCGGAGAACGTCGGGGCTTCGTCACCAGTTGAGACCATCGCCCGACGCTTGGGATTGCGGGTGAATAAGTCTGGTCAGAGACAGGTTCCCACGCGCCCTACAGCCACTCGTCGAAGGAGTGGTGCTCGTGGCAGGCCTCGACGTAGTCGCGCTGCATCTCGGTGATGGCCGTCGACAGGTCCGCGCCGCCGTCGAGGTACTCGCGGACGCGACCGACCTTCCAGGAGCTGGGCGTCTCGCCCGCCGCGTAGCGGTTTTCGATGGGAGCGAGGTACTCGTCGATTCGGGCCTCGGGCACGTCCTGTTCGGCGAGGCCGAGGCGGGCGTAGCGGAACACCTCCTCGAAGATGTCGTCGTGGTCGGTAGTCCGCCGGCCGTCGGCGGTGACCCACGAGAGGTCCGCGTCCAGCCCTTCGCGGGCGGCGCTGTAGAAGCTCTGTTTCGCGTCCTGCCACGGGAGCTCCGCGAGTGGGTGCCCGGCGGCCACCAGGCCGCGAATGAGCCCGACGGTGAGCGCCTGCAGTCCGATCATGTCGTCGACGTGAGGCTGAGTGGGGAGCGGGCGGTACTCGATGCGCAGCGAGCGCTCGTCACAGGCCCCGTCGACGGGCGTCCCGCCGACGACACAGCGGAGCCACCGCCAGTAGGTCCCGCGCTTGTGGTCGAACTCCCAGATGTCGTCCTCGAGGCTCTCGCGCTCGCTGTCGTCGAGCCACTCCCGGAGGAAGGGGCCAAAGAGGTCGTCGGCGACGACGCGGTCCACGACGTCGGTGGTGTCGTCGATGTCCCGTGGGACCCGGACCTTCGGGTTCCGGCTGGTGTTGACCGACTGCTCGAAGGCGTCGATTCGCAGTTCGTGGTGCGTGTTCGCACAGAGCCACTCGCCGTCGACGTCGTCGTACATGTCCGCCGGCAGGAACGGCGAGTTCGTCGAGAGGGCCAGCAACGGCCCGAGCGTCCGGATTGCGGCGTTGTAGTAGGCCGGGAACGCCTCGACGTCTGGAATCCCGAGGTGGGGCTGGATGGAGGTGGCCAGCGACTCGAAGAGGATGCTGGGAAAGGACCCCGAGTAGCCCGGCACGTCGAAGTCGATGGCGCCGGCGGCGTGACGCAGCGCCTCGTTGTCCAGTGCGACGTAGCGCGGCGCCTGGCGCATGTTCTCGGCGACGGTCACGCCGTCGCGGACCTCGTGAGCCGAAAGGTACTCCCAGCTGCCCTCCTCGGGCGGGATGGTCCACATCGCGTCGAGCACGAGTTCACAGTGCTGGTTGCTGGCTTGCTGGCGGGCCTGCTTGGTCTGCATCTCGACGGCGGTGGTCTGGACCTCCATCCCCGTCTGGTCGAAGGTGTTTGGCGCGGTGTTGACCTCGGCGTTGTGCAGGCCCAGTTCCTTGTTGGCCTCGCCCTCGAAGACCACGTCGGGCAGACGGGTGAGCCGCCCCTCCCAGTCTTCGGGAGCCATGTAGGGCTCGTCGGCCGGTGCCTCGGTGGCTTCGACGGCCGGTTCCGACTCCTCGGCCGTCGGCGCCTCGGGTTCGTCGTCGGCCAGCGGGCTGTCCGGGTCGATGTCGAGCGACGGTCCCTCGCCGGGGCCGAACGCCTCGCCGTCGTCGGCACTCGCATCGTCGGCCTCAGGGTCGGGCGAGGCTGTCTCGTCCTCGGGGTCCAGCGAGGCGCTGCCGCTGTCCGGTTCGGCGGGCGCTTCGAGGGAGCCGTCCCAGGCCGAACCCTCTCCGGAGGCGCCCGAGAGGTCGTCGTCCAGGTCCGAGACGTCGACCTGCTCATCGTCGTCGCCGGCCTCGTCGTCGTCCGAGACCGGGTCCGGTGGTTCCGGTTTCGCGTTGATGGCGTACAGCTCGACCTCCAGCCCGACGGAGAAGCCCTCGTTGTCGAACTCGCCGGCCTCGATGGCCCGTCGGAGCGTGGCGGCCTGCCTGTCGACCCGGGCGGCGAACTCGCTTGCGGTCTCCTCGGCGAGCGAACTGGTCACCAGGTCGACGATGTCGTCCATTAATTAACAGTGTGTACGCGCGTCACTCATAAGTGCCTCGTCGTCAACGCACCGTTTGGTCAGTACGGCTCCAGGCGGCTCACTCGAAGAGGTCCCCGTGCCGGGCGGCGAGGTTGGCGTAGTCGCCCGACGAGAACGCCTCGAACACCTCGTCGGGGTCGATGTTCGTCTCGTCGAGCGGGGTGACCGTCGCCGGGCTCCCCCGGACGAAGGACTCCGCCGGCACCTCGTATCCCGGCGGGACCACGGTGCCCATCGCGACGATGGAGCGCTCCCCGATGACCGCCTCGCTGACGGTGGAGTTGAAGCCCACGAGCGCGCCGTCGCGGACCTCGGCGTCGTTGAGGACGGCCCCGTGCCCCACCATCACCTTCTCGCCGACCGTCGAGGCGTGGAGGATGGCCCCGTCGCCGATGGCGGTCTGTCGACCGACCTCGACCGGCCCGACGTCGCCCCGCAGGACCGCCCCCGGCCAGACGTTCGCGTTGGCGCCGACCGTCACGTCACCGACCACCGTCGACTCGCGGCTGACGTGTGCGTATCCGTGTATCTCCGGCGAGTCTCCCTCGAACTCGTACTCACGGCTGTCCATACAGGGTCAGCGGGTGCGCGGCCCGAAAAGATACCGGTCGTTCAGGAACAGGTGACCGCGTCGTCGAAGACCGGTTTCAGCCGGCTTATCGTCTGC
This DNA window, taken from Haloarcula ordinaria, encodes the following:
- a CDS encoding ArsR/SmtB family transcription factor, with translation MDSAALLDLLGNANRRRILRLLAHKPCYVTEISEYLSVSPKAVIDHLKKLEDAGLVESRTDDQRRKYFSIARNLRLEVRVSPYEFGTKSAYPASPSFDMSTCRHLTIDVGGSDDGSLKDLTRELQRLEQLANELSLAQRWVQGRVTDVRDRIDENVENGDGRLYAEIVSALANGHRSAEAVAREIEAPPEMVEEALQRLERQDIVERNDDRWELS
- the gatD gene encoding Glu-tRNA(Gln) amidotransferase subunit GatD, with translation MNAGDRVRVDRAGQTYEGVLLPSSTPDHLVVKLDGGYNVGIDRTDADVDVLESDVYDVESAQDEQSQSEIAFDDDLPTVSLISTGGTIASTVDYRTGAVTAQFDAEDVLRAVPDLAGMANYRGRVVANILSENMTPAVWQDLAQAIYEEIEAGADGVVVMHGTDTMQFTAAAIAFMLDTPVPIVFTGSQRSADRPSSDNVMNAVSSVEAATSDCAEVLVCMHADESDDRCALHRGTRVRKNHTSRRDAFETVGAKPLGEVDYDVDGENAVSFRREYTERGANDLALASDLATDVELVKFTPGMDTTLLEAAAEGSDGLVIEGTGLGHVNTDWISVIEDLEIPVVMTSQCLEGRVCDRVYDTGRDLLDAGVVEGEDMLPGTAKVKLMWALENSSDVEDTMAESLAGEIQDRSTPWL
- a CDS encoding potassium transporter TrkA, with amino-acid sequence MTLALQSADTAMLLQEGSELLGLAIAVATVSGLVALLYRWYVREHVPNGLAVLFGLTVVALYLGTTTALGQVIGGQEDVLELRAVLPNLAAFAVGGVASYVGLGVGDRLGTDLFVTTGGRDIDADVSEIVQTVGRVTSVKLPEEIDDIVGYDPMPEAIKDDLANRRFLFPRRLTRDELRSRLVSRLKTDYGVGHVDLDLADDGSVTYLAVGSRAAGIGPTLPPSTNAVAIRADPANAASAGDLVQVWETDPPQRVLTGELRGIAGETVTVAIDAAETPKLDQRERYRLVTLPVEDRPDREFASLLRAADETMGTVTVGPGSTLDGATVGSVEATVVAITREDAAPTTIPASAASLSAGDVLYLIAKPTELRRIESAAAGTSDGADGASEPDTAAASQTDPDAPGGVPTGDPGESSDGETPTDDAAETGSGGAPQTGSATVAQTTAGAGDDAPSEEPTDDTGEAEPAAGDDGRGPAEHADGPETGSTEASGSADGSDDDTAPEPTDNGDPAGEDTTDVLDGEASDDDFEAQADGDDVFGSLAGDESEAEVDVDDFLTSSDDVEVWDPDDRLVDDEQDADSADDGADRDEADDR
- a CDS encoding GNAT family N-acetyltransferase — protein: MSVRVRQARHDDAADVAAFTADVWPDREMVDYIPDVFDRWVDSDGPAQRTVVAEAADGSVVGLCQGILLSDHEAWLQGMRMDPDHRGGGHGLAMVEDLFDWARDNGATVARNMVFSWNDAGLGQSVAAGFEPTCEFRWAHPEPRDADPSMTVESDPAAAWSYWTRSDARTALSGLALDAERSWALSELTPASLDRLADERAVFAVKGNGTRGMACRVRTTQDSTSDEPLAEYAVGAWADADAAAALFDAIRTDAAAIGVGATRVLIPETPRHVAEAAFVRAGISEWPDFVLTADLTGVE
- a CDS encoding ubiquitin-like small modifier protein 1, producing MEWQLFAHLREVAGGATVSVDVGDDATVETALEALLATRPELAEEVLDDDGDLAPHIHVLVDGEDPFADGDGLRTAVGPETDLALFPPVSGG
- a CDS encoding DUF5802 family protein: MFEQFSRGYYLGRLYVEPTDGTAATMCREQHQRVNQQLYATGEGVERTDLPLVMKLGPRHFAVRGNQAVPADTLAIPRDALEEMGVRNPPSLREVFLAKADHAAQLLSVTEGAPTSPERAE
- a CDS encoding DUF1405 domain-containing protein is translated as MEPERGPLPRRYARYYLENTPSLLWLVLVNVVAMLVGMRYYVDTMPDVSTFLWPLYADSPAALFLMTLSLVTLIPFLGRSLDEVPASLPLAYLHTIALVWLVKMGVWTFVALNLGFDAYFPAPWAYFGIIVTHLGFVAEGLLVPHYARTTRGALVTALVLALANDVVDYGFGYFPPLRYEPGAALVVASVSLSVGAVVLAWYLLPRLDQTTR